The Prosthecobacter sp. SYSU 5D2 genome contains a region encoding:
- a CDS encoding NADH-quinone oxidoreductase subunit C, translating into MNAAQMVTALKEKFGDAVLSTIEFRGEHTLQVTLAAAKPLLKYCRDELDFDYLVDISSLDHMGQEPRFEMVYEVYGYGHHQHLRIKALIPDGEEPATVSDIWPTADWHEREVWDMMGIKFAGHPDLRRILMWEGYPYFPLRKDFPLAGKPSDMPEVGFTNIAPMADGPFVTTAGAPDTVAREPRAKRAK; encoded by the coding sequence ATGAATGCCGCGCAAATGGTCACCGCCCTGAAGGAAAAATTCGGTGATGCCGTACTTAGCACCATCGAGTTCCGGGGCGAGCACACCCTGCAAGTCACCCTGGCCGCTGCCAAGCCGCTGCTCAAATATTGCCGCGACGAGTTGGATTTCGACTACCTGGTGGACATTTCCAGCCTGGATCACATGGGACAGGAGCCGCGTTTCGAAATGGTCTATGAGGTGTATGGCTATGGCCACCACCAGCACCTGCGCATCAAAGCCCTGATCCCCGATGGCGAAGAGCCTGCCACCGTCAGCGACATCTGGCCTACTGCCGACTGGCATGAGCGTGAAGTGTGGGACATGATGGGCATCAAATTTGCCGGTCACCCGGACCTGCGCCGCATCCTCATGTGGGAAGGCTATCCCTACTTCCCGCTGCGCAAAGACTTCCCGCTCGCCGGCAAGCCCAGCGACATGCCGGAGGTCGGCTTCACCAATATCGCCCCCATGGCTGACGGCCCCTTCGTCACCACCGCCGGTGCCCCGGATACGGTGGCCCGTGAGCCGCGGGCCAAGCGGGCGAAGTAA
- the nuoB gene encoding NADH-quinone oxidoreductase subunit NuoB: MVAPAETHAAYDSKIEGNVVFTKLDSAVNWMRKNSLWPMPMGLACCAIEMMASACSRYDLSRFGMEVMRFSPRQADVMIVAGTVTYKMALAVKRIWDQMPEPKWCIAMGACASSGGMYRSYAVLQGIDHLIPVDIYISGCPPRPEALMEGLMRLQRKIDGEHSVSEQKRELINEHS, from the coding sequence ATGGTCGCCCCTGCTGAAACCCACGCCGCCTACGATTCCAAAATCGAGGGCAATGTCGTCTTCACCAAGCTGGATTCGGCGGTCAACTGGATGCGAAAGAACTCCCTCTGGCCCATGCCCATGGGCCTGGCCTGCTGCGCCATCGAGATGATGGCTTCCGCCTGCAGCCGCTATGACCTCAGCCGTTTCGGCATGGAGGTCATGCGTTTCTCCCCACGCCAGGCGGATGTAATGATCGTTGCCGGCACAGTCACTTATAAAATGGCCCTGGCCGTGAAACGGATCTGGGACCAGATGCCCGAGCCGAAGTGGTGCATCGCCATGGGCGCCTGCGCCTCCAGCGGCGGCATGTATCGCAGCTACGCCGTCCTTCAAGGCATTGACCACCTCATCCCGGTGGACATTTACATCTCCGGCTGCCCTCCACGCCCGGAAGCCCTGATGGAAGGCCTCATGCGCCTGCAGCGGAAGATTGACGGCGAGCATTCAGTCTCCGAGCAGAAGCGGGAACTCATCAACGAGCATTCCTGA
- a CDS encoding septal ring lytic transglycosylase RlpA family protein: MLALVSCASRPPAYQEQGWASYVADQYTGRPTSSGEIYYPQAYTAAHTSLPFGTVVKVKNTLNGRTVNVTINDRFPFYPGRVINLSSAAAQEIGIPYMQMGQVEVTAHSVGSGSYGQQQPAPAPAYGGYQQTAAYPPVQSSGAYTPQQPAAYPSYPPYAPSYQAQPPASAPSAPAFNGASATPPGLRTF; the protein is encoded by the coding sequence ATGCTGGCCCTTGTCAGTTGTGCCTCCCGTCCGCCCGCCTACCAGGAGCAGGGCTGGGCATCGTATGTGGCAGATCAATACACCGGCCGTCCCACGTCCTCCGGCGAGATCTATTACCCGCAGGCTTATACCGCAGCGCATACCTCGCTTCCCTTTGGCACCGTGGTGAAGGTGAAGAACACCCTGAACGGCCGCACGGTGAATGTAACCATCAATGACCGGTTTCCCTTTTACCCAGGCAGGGTCATCAATCTCTCCAGCGCGGCAGCCCAGGAGATCGGCATTCCCTACATGCAAATGGGGCAGGTGGAGGTGACGGCGCATAGTGTCGGGAGTGGCAGTTATGGCCAGCAGCAGCCGGCTCCAGCCCCCGCGTATGGCGGCTATCAGCAGACCGCAGCCTACCCCCCCGTGCAGTCCTCCGGAGCCTATACACCCCAGCAGCCTGCGGCCTACCCAAGTTATCCTCCGTATGCACCTAGCTATCAGGCGCAGCCGCCAGCCTCCGCCCCGAGCGCCCCTGCTTTTAACGGGGCCAGTGCCACTCCTCCAGGTCTGAGAACCTTCTAA
- a CDS encoding alpha/beta hydrolase: MKSHTRDIVVLIHGLGRSPRSLLAVRFWLWRAGYQVVTVGYPSRRVTVQIAVENYLKPALEKLKPASGARVHFVTHSLGGILFRAWAVTRDPGFPLGRTVMLGPPNQGSEVLRQLGSRPWVRRLLGPVVPELGEDENSVPRKLGAVPPGTGIIMGNRAMIPFFRKLLGPESDGIVSVAGGWVEGQADFMVTPADHTFIMWRPLVLQAVERFLKHGSFITHKQWEMDDRLAPVSS, from the coding sequence ATGAAGTCACACACTCGGGACATCGTGGTTTTGATCCATGGCCTCGGGCGCAGCCCGCGCAGTCTGCTGGCAGTGCGTTTCTGGCTGTGGCGGGCGGGATATCAGGTGGTCACTGTGGGTTATCCCTCAAGACGTGTGACGGTCCAGATTGCTGTGGAGAATTACCTCAAACCGGCGCTGGAGAAGCTGAAGCCGGCTTCTGGAGCGCGTGTGCATTTTGTGACGCATTCGCTCGGCGGCATCCTTTTTCGCGCATGGGCAGTGACACGTGATCCCGGTTTTCCTCTGGGCCGGACGGTGATGCTCGGCCCGCCAAATCAGGGCAGTGAAGTGCTGAGGCAGCTCGGCAGCAGACCCTGGGTCCGGCGTCTGCTGGGGCCGGTGGTACCGGAGCTCGGGGAGGACGAAAATAGCGTCCCGCGCAAGCTAGGGGCCGTGCCGCCGGGCACGGGCATCATCATGGGGAACCGGGCCATGATCCCCTTTTTCCGCAAGCTGCTGGGGCCGGAATCCGACGGCATCGTCAGTGTCGCAGGCGGCTGGGTGGAGGGGCAGGCGGATTTCATGGTGACGCCTGCGGATCACACTTTCATCATGTGGCGGCCGTTGGTGTTGCAGGCGGTGGAACGATTTTTGAAGCACGGCTCCTTTATCACTCACAAGCAGTGGGAGATGGATGACAGACTGGCTCCAGTATCGTCTTAG
- a CDS encoding fucose isomerase, with amino-acid sequence MPNQRTIQLVASGDLRLSANQTCWPAQKAMEDALAKALKAEGYEVKRAHPYDAKKKHGFIASQREGIEVFRSIDPDAPLIVAEAVWQYSHHVLAGLTTHRGPILTVANWSGQWPGLVGLLNLNASLTKAGVNYSTLWSETFTDAFFKNGLREWLDTGSVTHDQSHVRDLSLLKIPGDDDTFGRDFGRRFRHHKAILGVFDEGCMGMYNAIIPDNLFHATGCFKERLSQSTLYAAMQTVSDDDAAATYAWLKKKGLQMQLGQDEATELTEPQILLQCKMYIAAVRIADEFGCDAIGIQYQQGLKDLTPASDLVEGMLNNADRPPVHSADGKRILFEGEALPHFNEVDECAGLDGLLTYRLWRELGFAPENTLHDLRWGQKYDKEYVWVLLISGAAPPAHFIGGWKGASTERQPSMYFRLGGGTMKGISKPGHIVWSRVFVMDGALHCDIGVAEVVKLPAEETERRWQETTPQWPIMHAVFKGVSRDQMMARHKSNHIQVVYAPNEKQAHRAARIKAAAMSELGIHTSLCGDVRLA; translated from the coding sequence ATGCCCAACCAACGTACCATTCAGCTCGTCGCCAGCGGTGACCTCCGCCTTTCCGCCAACCAAACCTGCTGGCCTGCCCAAAAGGCCATGGAAGACGCCCTGGCCAAGGCCCTCAAAGCCGAAGGTTACGAGGTAAAAAGGGCGCACCCTTACGATGCCAAAAAGAAGCACGGCTTCATCGCCAGCCAGCGCGAGGGCATCGAGGTCTTTCGCAGCATTGATCCGGATGCGCCGCTCATCGTGGCCGAGGCTGTGTGGCAGTATTCCCACCATGTTCTCGCCGGCCTGACCACCCATCGCGGACCCATCCTCACCGTCGCCAACTGGAGCGGCCAGTGGCCCGGTCTTGTCGGCCTGCTGAACCTGAATGCCTCCCTGACAAAAGCCGGAGTGAACTACTCCACGCTCTGGAGCGAGACTTTCACGGATGCGTTCTTTAAAAACGGCCTTCGTGAATGGCTGGATACTGGCAGCGTCACCCATGACCAGTCGCATGTCCGCGATTTATCTCTGCTGAAAATCCCGGGCGATGATGACACCTTTGGCCGCGACTTTGGCCGCCGGTTCCGACATCACAAGGCCATCCTGGGGGTCTTCGATGAGGGCTGCATGGGCATGTACAATGCCATCATCCCGGACAACCTTTTTCATGCCACCGGCTGCTTCAAGGAACGCCTCAGCCAGTCCACCCTCTATGCGGCCATGCAGACCGTCAGCGATGACGATGCTGCCGCCACTTATGCCTGGCTGAAGAAAAAAGGATTGCAAATGCAGTTAGGCCAGGACGAGGCCACCGAGCTCACTGAGCCGCAGATTCTCCTGCAGTGTAAAATGTATATCGCTGCTGTCCGCATCGCCGACGAGTTCGGTTGTGATGCCATCGGCATCCAGTACCAGCAGGGGCTCAAAGACCTCACGCCAGCCAGCGACCTGGTGGAAGGCATGCTTAACAATGCCGACAGGCCGCCCGTCCACAGTGCTGACGGTAAGCGCATCCTCTTTGAGGGCGAAGCGCTGCCGCATTTCAATGAAGTGGACGAATGCGCCGGACTGGACGGCCTGCTCACTTACCGCCTATGGCGTGAACTGGGCTTTGCGCCCGAGAACACCCTGCACGACCTGCGCTGGGGCCAGAAGTATGACAAGGAATACGTCTGGGTGCTGCTCATCAGCGGTGCGGCCCCGCCGGCCCATTTCATCGGCGGGTGGAAAGGTGCCAGCACCGAGCGCCAGCCCAGCATGTACTTCCGCCTCGGCGGCGGCACCATGAAGGGCATCAGCAAACCCGGCCACATCGTCTGGAGCCGCGTCTTCGTCATGGACGGAGCGCTGCATTGCGACATCGGCGTGGCGGAGGTCGTCAAGCTGCCGGCGGAGGAAACCGAGCGCCGCTGGCAGGAAACCACCCCGCAATGGCCGATCATGCACGCCGTGTTTAAAGGTGTGTCGCGTGACCAGATGATGGCCCGCCACAAGTCCAATCACATCCAGGTCGTCTATGCGCCTAACGAAAAGCAGGCCCACCGCGCCGCCCGCATCAAGGCCGCCGCCATGAGCGAGCTGGGCATCCACACCTCACTTTGTGGAGATGTGAGACTGGCCTGA
- a CDS encoding sulfatase-like hydrolase/transferase yields the protein MRRLLAFLFFSAGLLQAAPQPNMVFIMIDDLGWADVGFHGGNAPTPNLDKLAAESLELTQHYVAPVCSPTRTGLMSGRYWSRFGITSPHSGQAMPFDTVTLPSALKSVGYETCLTGKWHLGSKPAWGPNHFGFDHSYGSLGGGVGPYDHRYKEGEYTHTWHRNGELITEEGHVTDLVAKEAVQWIGKRSDKPFFLYVPFTAVHLPVKEPEAWVAKVPAAITGDVPRHYAACIMHMDDAVGQIIAALEKAGKRDNTLLVFTSDNGGSTSENNDRKYPDDNYPTGKITASNAPLRGIKGDLYEGGIRVPTLANWPGTLKAGKFESPAIISDWMPTLCAIAGYEPATDLKWDGISLWPALKDGSELPERLLYLTGPGFRGSAVREGPWKLIVTQAKGQPQSAGPAQLFNLAQDPNETTDLAGKEADKVQHLRTKLAKVAKADKDAQVKK from the coding sequence ATGCGCCGTCTTCTTGCCTTCCTTTTCTTCTCCGCCGGTCTTCTTCAGGCCGCCCCTCAGCCTAACATGGTGTTCATCATGATTGATGACCTCGGCTGGGCTGATGTGGGTTTTCATGGCGGCAATGCCCCCACGCCAAATCTCGACAAACTGGCCGCTGAAAGCCTGGAGCTGACGCAGCATTATGTGGCCCCGGTTTGCAGCCCTACGCGCACCGGGTTGATGAGCGGACGTTACTGGAGCCGTTTCGGCATCACCAGCCCCCACTCCGGACAGGCAATGCCCTTTGATACCGTCACCCTGCCAAGTGCCCTGAAGAGCGTCGGTTATGAGACTTGCCTCACTGGCAAGTGGCACCTCGGCTCCAAGCCGGCATGGGGTCCCAATCATTTCGGTTTCGACCACAGCTACGGCTCACTGGGTGGCGGAGTCGGCCCCTATGACCACCGTTATAAAGAGGGCGAATACACCCATACCTGGCATCGCAATGGCGAGCTGATCACCGAAGAAGGCCACGTCACCGATCTAGTGGCCAAGGAGGCCGTGCAGTGGATCGGCAAACGCAGCGACAAGCCATTCTTCCTTTACGTCCCCTTCACTGCCGTGCATCTGCCCGTGAAGGAGCCGGAGGCCTGGGTGGCCAAAGTGCCCGCTGCCATCACCGGCGATGTCCCCCGCCACTACGCCGCCTGCATCATGCACATGGATGATGCCGTGGGTCAGATCATCGCCGCCCTGGAAAAGGCAGGCAAGCGGGATAACACGCTGCTCGTCTTCACCAGCGACAACGGTGGCAGCACTTCTGAAAACAATGACCGCAAATACCCGGACGACAACTACCCCACCGGCAAAATCACCGCCAGCAATGCCCCCCTGCGCGGCATCAAAGGCGATCTTTATGAAGGCGGCATCCGTGTGCCCACCCTCGCCAACTGGCCCGGCACTTTGAAAGCGGGCAAGTTTGAATCCCCCGCCATCATCAGCGACTGGATGCCCACCCTCTGCGCCATCGCTGGCTATGAACCCGCCACGGACCTGAAATGGGACGGTATCAGCCTCTGGCCTGCGCTGAAAGACGGGTCCGAGCTGCCAGAAAGGCTCCTCTACCTCACCGGACCCGGCTTCCGCGGCAGCGCTGTACGTGAAGGCCCTTGGAAACTCATCGTCACCCAGGCCAAAGGGCAGCCGCAGTCCGCAGGCCCGGCCCAGCTTTTTAACCTCGCACAGGACCCCAACGAGACGACTGACCTGGCCGGTAAGGAGGCTGATAAGGTACAGCACCTGCGCACGAAACTCGCCAAGGTGGCCAAGGCCGACAAAGATGCGCAGGTGAAGAAGTGA
- a CDS encoding agmatine deiminase family protein, with protein MSKGYPQNYHLPAEFETQEAVWLSWPSNKESCPKTYLKLQDKFGEIAANLTRYQRVRINAPEMMHMSIRLSIADNEGALNMVDLYNHTTNDVWCRDHGPIFIKHNETGKIAITDWNFNAWGGKFPYELDNTIPEKAAEVLKMERFTSDFTLEGGAIETNGKGLLLTTEAVLLNPNRNNGKARTKAEMEKELKGMLGVSNIVWFKEGIEGDDTDGHIDDIVRFVREDAVICMTESKENDPNFKVLKQIREQLDDVRTADGSKLEIIEIEMPNAIEAKDWRLSRLPASYANFMILNNAVMVPIFGQKKKDAIAEDKIAECFPGREIISVTSKDLVMEGGALHCIAMHEPK; from the coding sequence ATGAGTAAAGGATACCCGCAGAACTACCACCTGCCTGCCGAATTTGAAACGCAGGAAGCCGTCTGGCTTTCATGGCCCTCCAACAAGGAGAGCTGCCCGAAGACCTATCTCAAACTGCAGGACAAGTTTGGAGAGATCGCCGCGAACCTGACCCGCTATCAGCGCGTGCGCATCAATGCCCCGGAGATGATGCACATGAGCATCCGCCTGAGCATTGCCGACAATGAAGGCGCTCTGAACATGGTGGACCTGTACAACCACACCACCAATGATGTGTGGTGCCGGGACCATGGCCCCATCTTCATCAAGCATAACGAAACCGGCAAGATCGCCATCACCGACTGGAACTTCAACGCCTGGGGCGGCAAGTTCCCCTATGAGCTGGATAACACCATCCCGGAGAAAGCGGCCGAGGTACTCAAGATGGAGCGTTTCACGTCCGACTTCACCTTGGAAGGCGGTGCCATCGAGACCAATGGAAAAGGCCTCCTGCTCACCACAGAAGCCGTGTTGCTGAACCCTAACCGCAACAACGGCAAGGCCCGCACCAAGGCCGAGATGGAGAAAGAGCTGAAGGGCATGCTGGGCGTGTCCAACATCGTCTGGTTCAAGGAAGGCATCGAAGGCGATGACACCGATGGCCACATTGATGACATCGTCCGCTTCGTCCGTGAAGACGCCGTCATCTGCATGACGGAATCCAAAGAAAACGATCCGAACTTCAAAGTGCTGAAGCAGATCCGTGAGCAGCTCGATGATGTGCGCACCGCCGACGGCAGCAAGCTGGAGATCATCGAGATTGAGATGCCCAACGCCATCGAGGCCAAGGATTGGCGCCTGAGCCGCCTGCCGGCCAGCTACGCCAACTTCATGATCCTGAACAACGCCGTCATGGTCCCCATCTTCGGCCAGAAGAAGAAGGACGCGATTGCGGAAGACAAGATCGCCGAATGCTTCCCTGGCCGCGAGATCATCTCCGTGACCTCCAAGGACCTCGTTATGGAAGGCGGTGCCCTGCACTGCATCGCCATGCATGAGCCGAAGTGA
- a CDS encoding carbon-nitrogen hydrolase: protein MSTVTLGLIQGTTYASKAESHARHEALIREAAAKGAQIICLQEIFDIPYFCTRQDTALFDLAEPIPGPTTDLMTVLAKELGVVIIVPLFEKRGPGLYHNTVAVVDADGSYLGKYRKMHIPQDPGFEEKFYFTPGDLGYKVWDTKFGRIGVLICWDQWYPEAARLTALAGAEILFYPTAIGWLSSEKAELGSAQHCAWETVQRGHAVANGCFVAAVNRTGFQDDTEFWGQSFVANPYGEIVAKGSVEHEEVVIVTCDLQAVEDFRRIWPFFRDRRIDTYAPLTKRYLDE, encoded by the coding sequence ATGTCCACCGTCACCCTCGGCCTGATCCAAGGCACCACTTATGCCAGCAAGGCCGAAAGCCATGCCCGGCATGAGGCGCTGATCCGTGAGGCGGCGGCGAAAGGGGCGCAGATCATCTGCCTGCAGGAGATCTTCGACATCCCGTATTTCTGCACACGGCAGGACACGGCCCTGTTTGACCTGGCTGAGCCCATCCCAGGGCCCACCACTGACCTCATGACCGTCCTGGCCAAGGAGCTGGGCGTCGTCATCATTGTCCCGCTTTTTGAAAAACGCGGCCCCGGTCTTTATCACAACACCGTCGCCGTGGTGGATGCGGACGGGAGCTACCTGGGGAAGTACCGAAAGATGCACATCCCGCAGGACCCGGGCTTCGAGGAGAAGTTTTATTTCACGCCTGGTGACCTCGGCTACAAAGTCTGGGACACGAAGTTTGGCCGCATCGGCGTCCTCATCTGCTGGGACCAGTGGTACCCGGAGGCCGCGCGCCTGACCGCCTTGGCCGGCGCGGAGATTCTCTTTTATCCCACCGCCATCGGCTGGCTCAGCAGTGAAAAGGCGGAGTTGGGCAGCGCACAGCATTGCGCCTGGGAGACGGTGCAGCGCGGCCATGCGGTGGCCAACGGCTGCTTCGTCGCCGCTGTGAACCGCACCGGTTTCCAGGATGACACGGAATTTTGGGGCCAGAGTTTTGTGGCCAACCCCTATGGCGAAATCGTCGCCAAGGGTTCAGTCGAACACGAAGAAGTCGTCATTGTGACCTGCGATTTGCAGGCGGTGGAAGACTTTCGTCGCATTTGGCCATTTTTCCGTGATCGTCGCATTGACACTTACGCCCCTCTGACCAAACGCTACCTCGATGAGTAA
- a CDS encoding helix-hairpin-helix domain-containing protein encodes MKYLFAALLLFGCSFSIEAAETPAKKKAPAKAKAETKVEVPSAEAVATAKTLTPSQKTKLMDIINKGDDAALQSLPGIGPAKAQNIVKARPVATPADLVLVDGIGEATLAEIVAHAKAGFPVAEAKTPEAKKKSAAKKKAKKE; translated from the coding sequence ATGAAATACCTGTTCGCCGCCTTGTTGCTGTTTGGCTGTTCCTTCTCCATTGAAGCCGCCGAGACCCCCGCGAAGAAAAAAGCTCCGGCCAAGGCCAAGGCTGAGACCAAGGTGGAAGTTCCTTCTGCGGAGGCTGTCGCCACGGCCAAAACTCTCACGCCGTCTCAAAAGACGAAGTTGATGGACATCATCAATAAAGGCGATGATGCCGCCCTGCAATCCCTGCCAGGCATCGGTCCTGCGAAGGCGCAGAACATCGTCAAGGCGCGCCCGGTGGCGACCCCGGCGGATCTGGTCCTCGTGGACGGCATTGGCGAGGCCACCCTGGCTGAAATCGTGGCCCATGCCAAAGCGGGTTTCCCTGTGGCAGAAGCCAAGACACCAGAGGCCAAGAAGAAATCGGCTGCGAAGAAAAAAGCCAAAAAAGAGTAA
- a CDS encoding TIGR00266 family protein, with the protein MRAHDVDYEIHGNEMQIVEVELDPGETVIAEAGGMNYMDDGIVFETKMGDGSSPTNGGLMGILKTVGKRVLTGESIFMTHFTNRAPAGKKRVAFAAPYPGKIIPLKLTDYGGEILCEKDAFLCAAFGTAVGIAFQKRFGAGLFGGEGFILQRLQGDGMAFIHAGGTIIKKEMRGETLRVDTGCLVAFTKGISYDIERAGNLKSMFFGGEGLFLTTLTGHGTVWLQSLPFSRLADRILANAPSAGGKATGEGSVLGGIGRMFDGE; encoded by the coding sequence ATGCGTGCGCATGATGTAGATTATGAGATCCATGGCAATGAAATGCAGATCGTCGAGGTAGAGCTGGATCCTGGCGAAACTGTCATCGCCGAGGCCGGCGGCATGAACTACATGGATGACGGCATCGTCTTTGAAACCAAGATGGGCGATGGCTCCTCCCCCACCAATGGCGGCCTGATGGGCATCCTGAAAACTGTCGGCAAGCGTGTGCTCACCGGCGAGTCCATTTTCATGACCCACTTCACCAACCGTGCTCCGGCCGGGAAAAAACGCGTCGCTTTTGCTGCGCCCTATCCGGGGAAGATCATTCCCCTGAAGCTCACGGATTACGGTGGTGAGATCCTCTGTGAGAAAGACGCCTTCCTCTGCGCCGCTTTCGGGACTGCTGTCGGCATCGCTTTTCAAAAGCGCTTCGGGGCCGGACTCTTCGGTGGTGAAGGATTCATTTTGCAGCGGCTTCAGGGCGATGGCATGGCCTTCATCCATGCCGGCGGTACCATCATCAAAAAGGAGATGCGCGGTGAAACTCTGCGGGTGGACACTGGCTGCCTCGTCGCTTTTACCAAAGGCATCAGCTATGACATTGAGCGCGCGGGCAATCTGAAGAGCATGTTCTTCGGCGGGGAAGGGCTCTTCCTCACCACCCTCACCGGTCATGGCACGGTCTGGCTGCAAAGCCTGCCCTTCTCCCGTCTGGCTGACCGCATCCTGGCCAACGCCCCTTCCGCCGGTGGCAAGGCCACGGGTGAAGGCTCTGTCCTTGGCGGCATCGGCCGCATGTTTGACGGGGAATAA
- a CDS encoding LamG domain-containing protein — protein MLTRRRLLSSGTTSLVSLASSRLAIAAPLSTYARRVLEKKPCGYWRLGEKAGPNVADASGQEHTGTAHGAVTFGQKGMLDRDADTALVFDGKTSYVEIPSHPSFSQPTSGAGLTVEVWMRPDVLDFTGEGEENYIHWLGKGESGKHEWAFRFYPRQSSRPNRISAYIFSPGPGLGSGAYTEEEIKPGKWIHIVATYDPGDATNPKAGVTMYKDGKMTGSPATAPGAPYKSYDVMPVAGTAPLRIGTRDTKNFFVGALDELAIYPRVLTAREVADNYRAGRAG, from the coding sequence ATGCTGACACGCCGTCGTCTCCTCTCCTCAGGCACAACCAGTCTGGTCAGCCTCGCCAGTTCCAGACTGGCTATTGCAGCTCCTCTTTCCACCTATGCACGTCGCGTGCTGGAGAAAAAACCCTGCGGCTACTGGCGGCTGGGTGAAAAGGCCGGACCCAATGTGGCGGATGCTTCCGGCCAGGAACACACTGGCACGGCTCATGGCGCAGTGACCTTTGGCCAGAAAGGCATGCTGGACCGCGATGCCGACACCGCCCTGGTCTTTGACGGCAAGACCTCCTATGTGGAGATCCCCAGCCATCCGTCCTTCAGCCAGCCCACCAGCGGTGCTGGCCTGACTGTGGAAGTCTGGATGCGGCCCGATGTGCTGGACTTCACCGGAGAAGGGGAGGAAAACTACATCCACTGGCTGGGCAAGGGGGAGTCTGGCAAGCATGAATGGGCCTTCCGTTTTTATCCCCGCCAGTCTTCCCGGCCTAACCGCATCTCGGCCTACATCTTCAGCCCGGGTCCGGGTCTCGGTTCCGGCGCTTACACAGAGGAAGAAATCAAACCTGGCAAATGGATCCACATCGTCGCCACCTATGATCCCGGTGATGCCACCAACCCCAAAGCTGGCGTGACCATGTATAAAGATGGCAAGATGACCGGCAGTCCCGCCACCGCGCCGGGTGCTCCGTATAAAAGCTATGATGTCATGCCTGTTGCAGGCACCGCCCCTTTGCGCATCGGCACCCGCGATACCAAAAACTTTTTCGTCGGCGCCCTGGATGAGCTGGCCATCTATCCCCGTGTGCTCACAGCCCGCGAGGTAGCGGATAACTACCGTGCCGGCAGGGCCGGATAA
- a CDS encoding DUF2238 domain-containing protein, producing the protein MKLSYERYTCTLLVLFAVWWAVLAVNPSYRHDWLLENVLLVPAFALLIWGWKRRLFSRVSHTLIFVFLCLHEIGAHYTYEKVPYDEWWRALTGDSFNERMGWERNHFDRLLHFLYGLLCAYPFREIFLRVARVRGFWSYFLPLDVMLSSSALFELIEWAAATVFGGDLGAAYLGTQGDVWDAHKDMALAGLGALIAVVIIAMINGRCQRDFAREWSDSLKVGPASGQVAA; encoded by the coding sequence ATGAAACTGAGCTACGAGAGGTACACCTGCACGCTTCTGGTGCTCTTTGCCGTGTGGTGGGCGGTGCTGGCGGTGAACCCGTCCTACCGGCATGACTGGCTGTTGGAGAACGTGCTGCTGGTACCTGCGTTTGCACTTTTGATCTGGGGCTGGAAACGGCGGCTGTTTTCGCGGGTATCGCACACACTGATTTTTGTGTTCCTCTGCCTGCATGAAATCGGTGCGCATTACACGTATGAAAAGGTGCCGTATGATGAGTGGTGGCGGGCGCTGACGGGAGACAGTTTTAATGAAAGGATGGGCTGGGAGCGCAACCACTTTGACCGGCTGCTGCATTTTCTCTACGGGCTGCTGTGTGCGTATCCGTTTCGGGAAATCTTTTTGAGGGTGGCGCGGGTGCGGGGCTTTTGGTCCTACTTCCTGCCGCTGGATGTCATGCTGTCCTCGTCGGCCCTCTTTGAGCTCATCGAGTGGGCGGCGGCGACGGTCTTTGGCGGGGATCTGGGGGCGGCGTATCTTGGCACCCAGGGAGATGTGTGGGATGCGCACAAGGACATGGCGCTGGCAGGCCTGGGTGCGCTTATCGCCGTGGTCATCATCGCGATGATCAATGGCCGCTGCCAGCGTGACTTTGCCCGCGAGTGGTCAGACAGCCTGAAGGTGGGGCCGGCGAGTGGACAGGTGGCGGCGTGA